In Terriglobales bacterium, one genomic interval encodes:
- a CDS encoding AAA family ATPase codes for MGSGKRGAESLGKPATETGIFAVSGEYWTLGYGGATFPLKDIKGLSCIQRLLQHPGEEFHALDLLGGADTSITSESERVEKHESSLDIGVTFRRGLTGDAGEMLDAKAKQDYKRKLLQLNEQLEDLRERGNHERAEQIESDIEFLTRELTRAVGRGGRDRRAGSAAERARLNVTRAIKAAIQKISERHEAMGELLERSIKTGSFCSCVPDPRTRVSWQFSLGSPSPQDEAAASELLFSQHESSFLRAFTEGTAFVGREAESTTLARALEQALNGTGKIVLIGGAAGVGKTRIAAEVGRNASHRGMLTLVGSCYDRDDPVPFIPFVEILEAAIAQTPDQLTFRQALGNDAPEMARLLPQLRRQFPDIPPPMELPPEQSRRILFGAVNELVARVARNTPVLFLLDDLQWADEGTLLLLNHLAQLIPKIPVLVVGTYRDSELDPAGQFIKTLEQLMQQRLVERITLGGLPKDAVAEMLCALSGQRPPESVVKFFYLNTEGNPFFIEELFRHLVEQGKLIDSSGEFREDPKLSEINVPHSLRLVISRRLARLGDETRKILNSAAVIGRSFTFELLEASTHTEADRLLDHVEELERTGLISSTLEYPQARFRFSHELIRQAVVSGISLPRRQRLHLDVADAIERIYSKSVEDYAEELAHHLWQAGAAADSNRTVQYLAVAARQAMTRSANLEAIAHLTKGLELLQGASRTPENLQQELMLQASLGMALIFAKGYSAPDVQRAYERAHELCKQLGSPPQLSPVLWGLWAYYLVRSQFKNSTEIGQQLLNLAEHQNDTDLLLEAHASHSMSIFYMGNFESARVHCERALEIYDIEKHRGHAHVYGQDPAVGSLTFLAWTLWIQGYPDQALAKCGELLKHARQLGHSHTLAYALACSATLHQFCRNVETAKQLAEEGIAFSSTHGFPIWSLAANYTLGWALGQSNDLEGSVALLRGATDAWRTLGAQSTRPHQLGLLADALGRSGRAEEGLTVLDLALAEVHTTNEEYYEAELHRLRGELLLCQSQRDEEGAEAAFLQGMDVARRQGARSWELRSASSLLRLKLTRRGDSKARSSLANVYGSFTEGFETPDLKDARALLEQSRAG; via the coding sequence TTGGGTAGCGGCAAGAGGGGTGCCGAGTCGCTCGGTAAGCCCGCCACGGAGACCGGCATTTTTGCGGTAAGCGGCGAGTACTGGACGCTCGGTTATGGCGGCGCCACCTTTCCGCTTAAAGACATCAAGGGTCTCAGTTGCATTCAGCGCTTACTGCAGCATCCAGGCGAGGAATTTCACGCGCTCGACCTCCTAGGCGGTGCTGACACAAGCATCACCTCCGAAAGTGAACGCGTCGAAAAGCACGAGAGTTCACTTGATATCGGTGTTACCTTTCGTCGGGGGCTGACCGGTGACGCCGGTGAGATGCTGGATGCGAAGGCTAAGCAAGACTACAAGCGCAAGCTGCTCCAACTGAACGAACAGCTCGAAGACCTGCGCGAGCGCGGCAACCACGAGCGCGCCGAACAGATTGAGTCTGACATTGAGTTCCTGACGCGCGAGCTCACCCGCGCGGTGGGAAGAGGTGGCCGCGACCGGCGGGCAGGCTCTGCCGCTGAACGCGCGCGACTCAACGTTACTCGCGCGATTAAGGCCGCGATTCAGAAGATTTCCGAGCGGCACGAGGCGATGGGCGAGCTACTCGAGCGCTCGATCAAAACCGGCTCGTTTTGCTCCTGTGTTCCCGATCCGCGCACCCGCGTCTCATGGCAATTCTCCCTGGGAAGCCCCAGCCCTCAGGACGAAGCGGCCGCGTCTGAACTGCTTTTCTCACAGCACGAGTCCAGCTTCCTGCGCGCGTTCACAGAAGGAACCGCCTTCGTAGGACGAGAAGCGGAAAGCACCACCCTCGCTCGCGCTCTCGAGCAAGCGCTCAATGGCACCGGAAAGATAGTGCTTATCGGAGGCGCCGCAGGCGTCGGAAAAACACGTATCGCAGCGGAGGTCGGCAGAAACGCTTCACATCGAGGAATGCTGACGTTGGTAGGTAGTTGCTACGATCGCGACGATCCAGTGCCCTTCATACCGTTTGTCGAAATCTTGGAAGCGGCGATCGCGCAAACGCCGGACCAGCTGACGTTCCGCCAGGCGTTGGGCAACGACGCTCCTGAGATGGCTCGACTCTTACCGCAGTTGCGACGGCAGTTTCCGGATATTCCCCCGCCAATGGAGCTCCCGCCCGAACAATCACGCAGAATTCTGTTTGGCGCAGTTAATGAACTGGTCGCGCGCGTCGCTCGCAACACGCCTGTGCTGTTCCTTTTGGACGATCTGCAGTGGGCCGATGAGGGAACATTGCTGCTATTGAATCACCTGGCGCAACTGATTCCAAAGATACCGGTTCTGGTCGTCGGCACTTATCGCGACTCTGAGCTGGACCCGGCAGGCCAGTTTATCAAGACCCTCGAACAATTGATGCAGCAACGTCTGGTCGAACGCATAACGCTGGGGGGTCTTCCGAAGGACGCGGTCGCTGAGATGCTGTGTGCGCTCAGCGGGCAGCGGCCGCCTGAATCGGTGGTGAAATTTTTCTATCTGAATACTGAGGGCAACCCCTTCTTCATCGAGGAGCTGTTTCGCCACCTGGTGGAGCAAGGGAAGCTGATCGATTCCTCGGGAGAGTTTCGTGAAGACCCGAAACTGAGCGAGATTAACGTGCCGCACAGCCTTCGACTCGTCATCAGCAGGCGGCTTGCACGGCTCGGCGATGAAACGCGAAAAATTCTAAACTCGGCGGCGGTAATTGGCCGTTCCTTCACGTTCGAACTCCTGGAAGCCTCTACCCACACAGAAGCTGATCGGCTCCTCGACCACGTTGAGGAGTTGGAAAGAACTGGTTTGATATCCTCAACCTTGGAATATCCGCAGGCTCGGTTCAGATTTTCACATGAGCTAATCCGTCAGGCGGTCGTAAGTGGAATATCTTTGCCGCGACGTCAAAGGTTACATCTGGACGTAGCCGACGCCATCGAGCGGATCTATTCGAAATCTGTGGAGGACTACGCCGAAGAGCTAGCGCATCACCTTTGGCAGGCGGGTGCAGCGGCAGACTCGAATCGAACAGTTCAGTATCTGGCCGTGGCTGCGAGACAGGCGATGACACGTTCGGCCAACCTGGAGGCGATCGCGCATCTCACCAAGGGCTTGGAACTCCTGCAAGGCGCGTCTCGCACTCCTGAAAATCTGCAACAGGAGCTGATGCTACAAGCCAGCCTGGGTATGGCTCTGATCTTCGCGAAAGGCTATAGCGCTCCGGACGTACAGCGCGCCTACGAGCGGGCGCACGAATTGTGCAAGCAACTTGGTTCGCCGCCCCAGCTTTCGCCTGTTCTTTGGGGATTGTGGGCGTACTACCTGGTCCGCAGCCAGTTCAAGAATTCTACTGAGATAGGACAACAGCTACTCAACCTAGCTGAACACCAAAACGATACCGACCTTCTTCTGGAAGCGCATGCGTCGCATAGCATGAGTATTTTTTATATGGGCAATTTCGAGTCGGCCCGTGTGCATTGCGAGAGAGCTCTGGAAATATACGACATCGAAAAGCATCGGGGCCACGCTCACGTTTATGGACAGGATCCCGCAGTTGGAAGTCTTACTTTTCTAGCATGGACGTTATGGATACAGGGTTATCCCGACCAGGCGCTCGCAAAATGCGGCGAGTTGCTTAAACATGCACGCCAGCTGGGGCATAGCCACACGCTTGCGTACGCTCTCGCGTGTTCCGCGACGCTTCATCAGTTCTGCCGCAACGTCGAAACCGCGAAGCAGTTGGCCGAGGAGGGAATCGCGTTTTCTTCCACGCATGGATTTCCAATATGGTCGTTGGCTGCGAACTACACTCTTGGTTGGGCGCTTGGCCAATCGAATGACTTGGAGGGCAGCGTCGCACTTCTGCGCGGCGCGACTGATGCTTGGCGAACTCTGGGAGCACAGTCGACGCGGCCCCATCAACTCGGGCTACTCGCTGACGCTCTGGGCAGGTCGGGCCGGGCCGAAGAGGGTCTGACAGTTCTCGACCTCGCACTGGCCGAAGTACACACCACCAACGAGGAATACTACGAAGCCGAATTGCATCGGTTGAGAGGCGAACTGCTGCTGTGTCAGTCTCAAAGAGATGAAGAAGGCGCAGAAGCCGCTTTCCTGCAAGGAATGGACGTCGCTCGCCGTCAGGGTGCGAGGTCCTGGGAGTTGCGTTCGGCAAGCAGTCTGCTTCGTTTGAAGTTGACGCGGCGCGGCGATAGCAAGGCCCGGTCGTCGCTGGCCAATGTCTACGGATCATTCACCGAAGGGTTTGAAACGCCTGATCTTAAGGACGCCCGGGCGCTGCTCGAACAGTCACGCGCCGGCTAA